The genomic segment GACCCCGCTCGATCTCGCCAGCGCCCGGATCGGGGCGGACAAGGCGGTACAGGGGAACCTGGACCCCGCACTGCTGTTGGCGCCGTGGGAGGTCCTGGCGGAACGTGTCCGGGACGTCATCCGCGCCGGGGCCCAGGCCCCCGGTCACATCTTCAACCTGGGGCACGGTGTCCCGCCGAGCACCGATCCCGATGTACTGACCCGTATCGTCGAACTCATCCACACCGAGGGCCCCGGGCTGCGTGCAGCGGCCGACTGCTGAAGCCCAAGACCACACACCACCCACATAAGAGAAGGAAGCACCCATGGCACGTCTTGACGTCGACAAGATCAACTCGGAACTGAACTACACGATGTGGTCGGTCTTCGCCCGCACCACGGCGGTTCGCCCCGAGGCCGTCGAGGAGGCGCTGGCCGCCATCGAGAAGGCGACCGAGGGCAAGGGCCTGATGATCCGGGGCTTCTATGACGTCGCCGGCTTCCGTGCAGATGCGGACCTGATGGTGTGGTGGCACGCTCCGGACTTCGAGACCCTGCAGGACGCCTACCTGGCCCTGCGCGCGACGGAGCTGGGTGAGACCCTGATCCCCGTCTGGTCGCAGATGGCGGTGCATCGTCGGGCCGAGTTCAACCGCGCCCACATCCCCTCCTTCCTGTCCGGCGAGCCCGTGAAGAAGACCGTGGTGGTCTACCCCTTCGTCCGTTCCACCGACTGGTACCTGCTCCCGGAGGAGGAGCGCCGCACCATGCTGCGCGAGCACGGCCAGATGGCCGCCCCGTACCCGGGCGTGCGCGCCAACACCGTCTCCTCCTTCGCCCTGGGCGACTACGAGTGGATCCTCGCCTTCGAGTCCGACGAGCTGCACCAGACCGTCGACCTGATGCGTGACCTGCGTGCCGCCGAGGCCCGCCGCCACATGAAGGAGGAGCAGCCCTTCTTCACCGGGCGCCGCCGCGAACTGGCGGAGATCGTCGCGAGCTGGGGCACGCCCGCCGAGGGCGGCTGCGCCTGCTGCTGAGGCCCACCGGGCCGCGAGGGATGATGACGTCAAGGGTGGGAGATCGCACGCGGGCCGTGGTGGCTCCGCTGGCGCTCGCCCTCGTCCTCGTCGGCCTGTGGCAGCTGGTCGTGAGCACCGCCGGGTGGCCGGACTTCGTCCTGCCGGGGCCCAGGTCTGTGGCCGCACGGCTCGTGCAGGACCTTGCGGATCGCAGCACCTGGACCCATCTGGGCGTCACCCTGACCGAGGCACTGGGCGGTTGCCTGCTCGGCGCCGTGGCGGGCGTGCCCCTGGCCGTCGCCATCCATGAGTCCCGCTGGTTCTCCGCCGCCGCCAACCCCTTCCTGGGAGCCACCCAGGCCATCCCGGCGATCGCCCTGGCCCCCTTGCTGGTGTTGTGGGTGGGGTACGGGATGACCGGTGTGATGTTGTTGTGTGCCCTGATGGTCTTCTTCCCGATCCTGGTCAGCACGCTGGTGGGGCTTCGCCACGTGGACCCCGAGGTGATCGATGCGGCCCGGATGGACGGCGCGGGCCGCTGGGCCCAGCTGGTGTGGATCGAGGTGCCACTGGCCCTCCCGAGCACGCTGGCCGGCCTGCGCAATGGATTCACGCTGAGCATCACCGGAGCCGTGGTCGGGGAGATGGTGATGGGTGGCGAGGGGCTGGGCCAGGTGCTGAGCGTCCAGCGCGACGCGGTGGACACCCGCGGTATGTTCTCCACCATCATCCTGTTGTGCGCGGTGGCGTCGACGATCTACACCGTGCTGCGGGCCGTGGAGCGTCGCTCCAAGCTGGTAGCCGCGCAGCTCCGGGATGCCTGAGAGAGG from the Luteococcus japonicus genome contains:
- the hemQ gene encoding hydrogen peroxide-dependent heme synthase; translation: MARLDVDKINSELNYTMWSVFARTTAVRPEAVEEALAAIEKATEGKGLMIRGFYDVAGFRADADLMVWWHAPDFETLQDAYLALRATELGETLIPVWSQMAVHRRAEFNRAHIPSFLSGEPVKKTVVVYPFVRSTDWYLLPEEERRTMLREHGQMAAPYPGVRANTVSSFALGDYEWILAFESDELHQTVDLMRDLRAAEARRHMKEEQPFFTGRRRELAEIVASWGTPAEGGCACC
- a CDS encoding ABC transporter permease, which translates into the protein MGDRTRAVVAPLALALVLVGLWQLVVSTAGWPDFVLPGPRSVAARLVQDLADRSTWTHLGVTLTEALGGCLLGAVAGVPLAVAIHESRWFSAAANPFLGATQAIPAIALAPLLVLWVGYGMTGVMLLCALMVFFPILVSTLVGLRHVDPEVIDAARMDGAGRWAQLVWIEVPLALPSTLAGLRNGFTLSITGAVVGEMVMGGEGLGQVLSVQRDAVDTRGMFSTIILLCAVASTIYTVLRAVERRSKLVAAQLRDA